From a single Raphanus sativus cultivar WK10039 chromosome 3, ASM80110v3, whole genome shotgun sequence genomic region:
- the LOC108830789 gene encoding ETHYLENE INSENSITIVE 3-like 1 protein — MMMFNEMGMYGSMDFLSSTSHAETDVCPFPQDHPVIEDDYTDDEVDVDELERRVWRDKMRLKRLKEQQQSRCKEGVDASKQRQSQEQARRKKMSRAQDGILKYMLKMMEVCKAQGFVYGIIPEKGKPVTGASDNLREWWKDKVRFDRNGPAAIAKYGAENNNIAGGSNDCNSLVGPTPHTLQELQDTTLGSLLSALMQHCDPPQRRFPLEKGVPPPWWPNGREDWWPQLGLPNDQAPPPPYKKPHDLKKAWKVGVLTAVIKHMSPDIAKIRKLVRQSKCLQDKMTAKESATWLAIINQEEVVARELYPESCPPLSSSSLGSGSLLIDDCSEYDVECFEKEHQQSFAVEELKPEIVVSMNHPTSFGICRMQQFPVKEEVVGNLDFARKRKHNNDLNVIMMERPGFTCENGQCPHSKINLGFQDRSSRDNHQMVCPYRDNCLAYGAAPKFHTSEVKPVVVSQQSQHFPQPVQPIDLSGFGVPKNGQKMITELMAMYDRNVQSSQASNQSMIVDSTAAQNYQEQQLSFNRNQMFMQQGNSEISNQSQIVFDSTSFDIASFDYKNDWQAGVTEGMGKQQQDVSIWF; from the coding sequence ATGATGATGTTTAATGAGATGGGCATGTACGGAAGCATGGATTTCTTGTCTTCAACATCTCATGCAGAAACCGATGTGTGTCCATTTCCACAAGATCATCCAGTGATTGAAGATGATTACACAGATGATGAGGTGGATGTTGATGAGCTGGAGAGAAGGGTGTGGAGAGACAAGATGCGTCTAAAACGCCTCAAGGAGCAGCAGCAGAGCAGGTGCAAAGAAGGAGTCGACGCATCGAAACAGAGACAGTCGCAGGAGCAAGCTAGGAGGAAGAAAATGTCGAGAGCACAAGATGGGATCTTGAAATACATGTTGAAGATGATGGAAGTTTGCAAAGCTCAAGGCTTTGTCTACGGTATCATCCCTGAGAAAGGAAAGCCAGTGACTGGTGCTTCCGACAATCTTAGGGAATGGTGGAAAGATAAAGTCAGGTTTGACCGTAACGGTCCAGCCGCCATTGCCAAGTACGGAGCAGAGAACAATAATATCGCTGGAGGGAGTAATGATTGTAATAGTTTGGTTGGACCAACACCACACACTCTTCAGGAGCTTCAAGACACAACTCTCGGATCGCTTTTGTCTGCGTTGATGCAACACTGTGACCCTCCACAGAGACGGTTTCCTTTGGAGAAAGGTGTTCCGCCGCCGTGGTGGCCTAATGGGAGAGAAGACTGGTGGCCTCAGCTCGGTTTGCCTAATGACcaagctcctcctcctccttatAAGAAGCCTCATGATTTGAAGAAAGCTTGGAAAGTCGGTGTTTTGACCGCCGTTATCAAGCATATGTCGCCTGATATTGCGAAAATCCGTAAGCTTGTGAGGCAATCAAAATGCTTGCAGGATAAGATGACGGCCAAAGAGAGTGCCACTTGGCTTGCCATTATCAACCAAGAAGAGGTTGTGGCCCGGGAGCTTTATCCCGAGTCATGTCctcctctttcttcttcatctttggGAAGTGGATCTCTTCTCATCGATGATTGTAGTGAGTATGATGTTGAATGCTTTGAGAAGGAACATCAACAGAGTTTTGCTGTGGAAGAGCTAAAACCTGAGATAGTAGTGAGTATGAATCATCCAACAAGCTTTGGGATTTGTAGAATGCAGCAGTTTCCTGTAAAGGAAGAAGTCGTGGGAAACTTGGATTTTGCCAGGAAGAGGAAGCATAATAATGATCTGAATGTTATCATGATGGAGAGACCAGGTTTCACTTGTGAGAATGGTCAGTGTCCTCACAGCAAAATCAATCTTGGATTCCAGGACAGGAGCTCAAGGGACAATCACCAAATGGTTTGTCCTTATAGAGATAATTGTTTAGCGTATGGAGCAGCACCGAAGTTTCATACGAGTGAAGTGAAACCAGTAGTTGTATCACAACAGTCACAACACTTTCCTCAGCCAGTCCAACCGATCGACCTATCAGGCTTTGGAGTTCCCAAAAATGGGCAAAAGATGATCACTGAGCTAATGGCTATGTACGACAGAAATGTCCAGAGCAGCCAAGCTTCAAATCAAAGCATGATCGTTGATTCAACAGCAGCTCAGAATTATCAAGAACAGCAGCTTAGTTTCAACCGCAATCAGATGTTTATGCAACAAGGGAACAGTGAGATTAGCAATCAGTCTCAGATTGTGTTTGATTCGACCTCGTTTGATATTGCATCATTCGATTACAAAAATGACTGGCAAGCTGGAGTTACGGAAGGAATGGGGAAGCAGCAGCAAGATGTATCAATATGGTTCTGA